A section of the Chryseobacterium scophthalmum genome encodes:
- a CDS encoding lysophospholipid acyltransferase family protein: protein MNLLIKILFLISKMPLKILYIFSDIIFFLNFYFVGYRKKIITQNLKNSFPEKTDQEIKEIRKKFYLNFSDYLAETVKSFSISETETRVRMQHINQHLFHEAKAEGKNIILMAGHVFNWEWMNALATLTPQKNSHPVYRKVNSSFWEDQMKKVRNKFGNEALEANEVILNIFRNQNDGESIYMFVADQTPHVAHVNYGLKFLNQRTPAFIGYDKLATRMDLIFIYCEMKKVKRGFYQVNYHRIYPDGEKFVKNEVVRKFHQLLENTIRKNPDNYLWSHRKWKYQDSIKTYDGE, encoded by the coding sequence ATCTTCTTTTTAAATTTCTATTTTGTAGGCTACAGAAAGAAAATTATTACCCAAAATCTAAAAAATTCTTTTCCTGAAAAAACAGATCAGGAAATTAAAGAAATAAGAAAGAAATTCTATTTAAATTTCTCAGATTATTTGGCAGAGACAGTAAAATCATTTAGTATTTCTGAGACTGAAACTCGCGTGAGAATGCAGCATATTAATCAGCATTTATTTCACGAGGCTAAAGCTGAAGGTAAAAATATCATTCTGATGGCGGGACATGTTTTCAATTGGGAATGGATGAATGCTTTGGCAACATTAACTCCGCAAAAAAATTCACATCCTGTTTACAGAAAAGTAAACAGCAGCTTTTGGGAAGATCAGATGAAGAAAGTCCGTAATAAATTCGGAAATGAAGCTCTTGAAGCCAATGAAGTGATTTTAAATATTTTCAGGAACCAAAACGACGGGGAATCTATTTATATGTTTGTGGCAGATCAAACTCCGCATGTTGCGCATGTAAATTATGGTTTAAAATTTTTAAATCAGCGAACTCCTGCTTTTATCGGTTATGATAAATTAGCAACAAGAATGGATCTGATTTTTATTTACTGTGAAATGAAGAAGGTAAAAAGAGGTTTTTATCAGGTTAATTATCACAGAATTTATCCGGATGGAGAAAAGTTTGTAAAGAATGAAGTGGTAAGAAAATTTCATCAGCTGCTTGAAAATACCATTAGAAAAAACCCGGACAACTATCTTTGGTCACACAGAAAATGGAAATATCAGGATTCTATAAAAACTTATGACGGCGAATAA
- a CDS encoding glycosyltransferase family 2 protein: MTENSKNIAVAILNWNGKNWLQKFLPSVIRFSEEAEIYVIDNHSTDDSVDFLKQNFHTVKIVINDKNYGFAGGYNEGLKKINAEYYCLLNSDVEVTENWINPVLNLFEKDPSIAAIQPKILSFNNKNYFEFAGAAGGLIDNLGYPYCRGRVFDDVEEDKGQYNDETEIFWASGCCFFIRSKDFWEQNGFDERFFAHQEEIDLCWRLINSGKKIFYTGKSEVYHVGGGTLNKQSAQKTYLNIRNNLSMMLKNLPFPKLIGLIFFRLCLDGIASLYFAYKNGFSHLWAVARGHFGFYSQLPETIKRRQKHQKSDYYQTKWLIFKHFLGGKK, from the coding sequence ATGACAGAAAATTCTAAAAATATTGCCGTAGCAATCTTAAACTGGAACGGTAAAAACTGGTTACAAAAATTTCTTCCGAGCGTTATTCGTTTTTCTGAAGAAGCTGAAATATACGTTATCGATAATCATTCGACAGATGATTCTGTTGATTTTTTAAAACAAAACTTTCATACTGTAAAAATTGTAATTAATGATAAAAATTATGGTTTTGCAGGCGGTTATAATGAAGGTTTAAAAAAAATAAATGCGGAATATTACTGTCTTCTGAATTCTGATGTAGAAGTGACAGAAAACTGGATTAACCCTGTTTTAAATTTATTTGAAAAAGATCCTTCAATTGCTGCGATTCAGCCTAAAATTTTATCTTTTAATAATAAAAATTATTTTGAATTTGCCGGAGCTGCAGGTGGTTTGATCGATAATTTAGGTTATCCTTACTGCAGAGGAAGAGTTTTTGACGATGTGGAAGAAGACAAAGGACAATATAATGACGAAACTGAAATTTTCTGGGCTTCAGGATGTTGTTTTTTTATCAGATCAAAAGATTTTTGGGAACAGAATGGTTTTGATGAAAGGTTCTTTGCGCATCAGGAAGAAATCGATCTTTGCTGGAGATTAATCAATTCCGGAAAGAAAATATTTTATACCGGAAAATCTGAAGTTTATCATGTCGGTGGCGGAACTTTAAATAAGCAAAGCGCACAAAAAACATATTTAAACATCAGAAATAATCTTTCAATGATGCTTAAAAACCTACCTTTTCCAAAATTGATTGGGTTGATTTTTTTCAGATTATGTTTAGACGGAATTGCATCTTTATACTTTGCTTACAAAAACGGATTTTCACATCTTTGGGCAGTTGCAAGAGGACATTTTGGTTTTTATTCTCAACTTCCTGAAACAATTAAGCGCCGTCAAAAGCATCAAAAATCAGATTACTACCAAACAAAGTGGCTTATTTTTAAACACTTTTTAGGAGGTAAAAAATAA